Proteins co-encoded in one Capsicum annuum cultivar UCD-10X-F1 chromosome 9, UCD10Xv1.1, whole genome shotgun sequence genomic window:
- the LOC107841933 gene encoding uncharacterized protein LOC107841933 gives MDVVESRYRVMKKSQKMTLEKYLDFVGSNKQLDLTVANLNDIISIHGFKKTKGQKKVLADAVNTIELMDLRRSTLQEEISSEAFISLDEAINDLTRLNWQECCVTSLQTICFSNGVNNSGQCQARTNASASSIQNMAPPTKKAKVQCQ, from the exons atggaTGTGGTGGAAAGTAGATACAGAGTGATGAAGAAATCGCAGAAAATGACCTTAGAAAAATATCTCGATTTCGTTGGCAGTAACAAGCAACTCGACCTCACTGTCGCTAATCTCAACGAT ATCATCAGCATTCACGGATTCAAAAAAACCAAGGGTCAAAAG AAGGTTCTGGCTGATGCAGTAAACACGATTGAGTTAATGGACCTGCGACGCTCCACATTGCAAGAGGAGATATCATCAGAAGCATTCATTTCTCTCGATGAAGCAATCAATGACCTCACGCGTCTCAATTGGCAAGAGTGTTGTGTCACCTCTCTACAAACCATTTGCTTCTCTAATGGAGTCAATAACTCGGGTCAATGCCAGGCGAGGACTAATGCTTCAGCTTCTTCGATCCAAAATATGGCACCTCCAACAAAGAAAGCAAAGGTTCAATGTCAGTAA
- the LOC107841250 gene encoding cytochrome b5-like has protein sequence MKKLKEVAISRSKKSGSKVASKKKEEVLIESAGKDATKEFDDIGHSKAAKNFLFKYQIGYLQGYKIQNDDNLFTDSFKEPKKAKEMEAFVIKEDPKPKYLTFVEYFVPFLAAAFFLYYRYFIGALQL, from the exons atgaagaaattgaaggaagttGCCATTTCTAGATCGAAGAAGTCAGGTTCAAAAGTAGCAAGTAAAAAGAA AGAAGAAGTGTTGATTGAATCAGCTGGAAAGGATGCAACTAAAGAATTTGATGATATTGGGCATAGTAAAGCTGCCAAGAACTTTCTCTTCAAATACCAGATTGGATATCTTCAAGGCTATAAAATCCAAAATGATGATAATTTGTTTACTGATTCCTTCAAAGAACCAAAAAAGGCCAAAGAAATGGAAGCTTTTGTGATCAAAGAGGATCCCAAACCAAAGTATCTGACTTTTGTTGAGTACTTTGTGCCTTTCTTGGCTGCTGCATTCTTTCTGTATTATCGATATTTCATTGGAGCTCTCCAGCTTTGA
- the LOC107842323 gene encoding LOW QUALITY PROTEIN: trihelix transcription factor ASIL1-like (The sequence of the model RefSeq protein was modified relative to this genomic sequence to represent the inferred CDS: inserted 1 base in 1 codon) — MYRRLNHTHFPQFLXSSNPNSSNTVQLSHSAAAVTSPMSDDDLVASPSLNNNSPSPSLSQSPTRNELVPLPPLPAIPTPAASTRLAAFPSREDCWSEAATHTLMEAWGSHYLELKRGNLRQKHWQEVANAVNALHGHTKKQYRTDVQCKNRIDTLKKKYKIEKARVSQSHGRYVPQWPFFNGLDVLIGDNFKPSPSPVMVTASPAMVTNRRKTPPLLPPPPSAVPVGPRSKRPAAVMEDAVSRRNFSTMAAAAAAAASEDTEEEVEEEESETSSPATITGTGGLSRRKENGALAEGCSRLAEAIGRFAEIYERVEDAKQRQMVELEKQRMQFAKDLEIQRMKLIMESQVQLEKLKRAKNSTQDGE, encoded by the exons ATGTACCGTCGACTTAATCATACTCATTTTCCccagtttc cttcttctaacccTAATTCGTCCAACACCGTTCAACTATCCCATTCCGCCGCCGCCGTCACCTCTCCGATGTCCGACGACGATCTCGTCGCTAGCCCCTCCTTGAACAACAATTCTCCGTCGCCGTCGCTGTCGCAGTCGCCGACACGTAACGAACTAGTACCTCTTCCTCCACTACCGGCGATCCCGACGCCGGCAGCATCGACTCGACTGGCGGCGTTTCCGTCAAGGGAGGATTGTTGGTCGGAAGCGGCGACTCATACTTTGATGGAAGCGTGGGGTTCTCACTACCTAGAACTGAAACGCGGGAATCTCCGGCAGAAACACTGGCAAGAGGTGGCTAACGCCGTTAACGCACTTCACGGCCATACGAAGAAGCAATATCGGACAGATGTACAGTGTAAAAACCGGATTGATACGTTGAAGAAGAAGTATAAGATcgagaaagctagggtttctcaatcTCACGGTCGGTATGTACCGCAATGGCCGTTTTTCAACGGCCTCGATGTACTCATCGGTGATAATTTCAAACCGTCGCCATCGCCGGTGATGGTGACGGCGTCACCGGCGATGGTTACTAATCGCCGGAAGACACCTCCGTTGCTTCCTCCTCCACCGTCCGCCGTTCCTGTTGGTCCTCGGTCAAAAAGACCGGCGGCAGTCATGGAGGACGCCGTTTCCCGGAGGAATTTCTCTACTATGGCAGCAGCTGCAGCGGCTGCAGCCTCGGAGGATACGGAGGAAGAAGTAGAGGAGGAGGAATCAGAGACTTCAAGTCCGGCTACAATTACAGGCACGGGCGGTTTAAGTAGGAGGAAGGAAAATGGGGCATTGGCAGAAGGTTGTAGCAGGTTAGCTGAAGCAATAGGAAGATTTGCAGAGATATACGAACGCGTTGAAGATGCTAAGCAGAGGCAAATGGTGGAATTGGAGAAGCAAAGAATGCAATTCGCAAAGGATTTGGAGATTCAAAGAATGAAGCTTATTATGGAGTCACAAGTTCAGCTTGAAAAGCTTAAGCGTGCGAAGAATAGTACACAAGATGGTGAGTGA